In Streptococcus oralis, a single window of DNA contains:
- the sufB gene encoding Fe-S cluster assembly protein SufB: MAEERVEPKPIDLGEYKFGFHDDVEPVLSTGKGLNEEVIRELSAAKGEPEWMLEFRLKSYETFKKMPMQTWGADLSEIDFDDLIYYQKPSDKPARSWDDVPEKIKETFERIGIPEAERAYLAGASAQYESEVVYHNMKEEFQKLGIIFTDTDSALKEYPDLFKQYFAKLVPPTDNKLAALNSAVWSGGTFIYVPKGVKVDIPLQTYFRINNENTGQFERTLIIVDEGASVHYVEGCTAPTYSSNSLHAAIVEIFALDGAYMRYTTIQNWSDNVYNLVTKRAKALKDATVEWIDGNLGAKTTMKYPSVYLDGEGARGTMLSIAFANSGQHQDTGAKMIHNAPHTSSSIVSKSIAKGGGKVDYRGQVTFNKNSKKSVSHIECDTIIMDDLSASDTIPFNEIHNSQVALEHEAKVSKISEEQLYYLMSRGLSESEATEMIVMGFVEPFTKELPMEYAVELNRLISYEMEGSVG; this comes from the coding sequence ATGGCTGAAGAAAGAGTAGAACCAAAACCAATTGACCTTGGTGAATATAAATTTGGTTTCCATGACGATGTAGAGCCTGTCCTATCGACAGGAAAAGGATTGAACGAAGAAGTCATTCGCGAATTATCAGCTGCCAAGGGTGAGCCTGAGTGGATGTTGGAGTTCCGTTTGAAGTCTTATGAAACCTTCAAAAAAATGCCCATGCAAACCTGGGGAGCAGACTTGTCAGAGATTGACTTTGATGACTTGATCTACTACCAAAAACCATCTGATAAACCAGCCCGTTCTTGGGATGATGTACCTGAAAAGATTAAAGAAACCTTTGAACGTATCGGTATTCCAGAAGCTGAGCGTGCTTATTTAGCAGGTGCCTCTGCCCAGTACGAGTCAGAAGTGGTTTACCACAACATGAAGGAAGAGTTCCAGAAATTGGGGATTATCTTTACAGATACAGATTCTGCCCTCAAGGAATACCCAGACTTGTTTAAACAATACTTTGCGAAGTTGGTACCACCGACAGATAACAAGTTGGCAGCCCTCAACTCTGCAGTATGGTCTGGTGGAACCTTTATCTATGTACCAAAAGGTGTTAAGGTAGATATTCCACTTCAAACCTACTTCCGTATCAACAACGAAAATACAGGTCAGTTTGAACGTACCTTGATTATCGTTGATGAGGGAGCAAGTGTACACTATGTCGAAGGATGTACAGCACCGACTTACTCAAGCAACAGCTTGCATGCAGCCATTGTAGAAATCTTTGCTTTGGACGGAGCCTACATGCGTTATACAACCATCCAAAACTGGTCTGATAACGTCTATAACTTGGTAACCAAACGTGCTAAAGCTTTGAAAGATGCGACTGTTGAGTGGATTGATGGTAACTTGGGTGCTAAAACAACCATGAAATACCCATCTGTTTATCTGGATGGAGAAGGAGCCCGTGGTACCATGCTCTCTATCGCCTTTGCCAATTCAGGGCAACACCAAGACACAGGTGCTAAGATGATCCACAACGCTCCACACACAAGCTCGTCTATCGTGTCTAAATCCATCGCTAAAGGCGGAGGAAAGGTGGACTACCGTGGACAAGTAACCTTTAACAAGAACTCTAAGAAATCTGTTTCTCACATCGAGTGTGATACCATTATCATGGATGACTTGTCAGCGTCAGATACCATCCCATTCAATGAAATTCACAACTCGCAAGTTGCATTGGAACACGAAGCCAAGGTATCTAAGATTTCAGAGGAACAACTATACTACCTCATGAGTCGTGGTTTGTCAGAATCTGAAGCTACTGAGATGATTGTCATGGGATTTGTCGAACCCTTCACTAAAGAGCTTCCAATGGAATATGCAGTTGAGCTGAATCGCTTGATTAGCTATGAAATGGAAGGTTCAGTCGGATAA
- the sufU gene encoding Fe-S cluster assembly sulfur transfer protein SufU: MALSKLDSLYMAVVADHSKNPHHQGKLEDAEQISLNNPTCGDVINLSVKFDAEDRLEDIAFLNSGCTISTASASMMTDAVLGKTKQEILELATIFSEMVQGQKDDRQDQLGDAAFLSGVAKFPQRIKCATLAWNALKKTIEDQEKQ, encoded by the coding sequence ATGGCACTTTCTAAACTAGATAGCCTTTATATGGCAGTGGTGGCAGACCATTCGAAAAATCCACATCACCAAGGGAAGCTGGAAGATGCTGAGCAAATCAGCCTCAATAATCCAACCTGTGGGGATGTCATCAACCTCTCTGTCAAGTTTGACGCAGAGGACCGTTTGGAAGATATTGCTTTTCTAAATTCAGGATGCACGATTTCAACTGCCTCTGCTAGTATGATGACAGATGCAGTTTTAGGCAAGACCAAACAAGAAATTTTAGAGCTTGCGACCATTTTTTCAGAAATGGTTCAAGGTCAAAAAGATGACCGCCAAGACCAACTTGGCGATGCAGCTTTCTTATCAGGTGTTGCCAAATTCCCACAACGGATTAAGTGTGCAACTCTAGCTTGGAATGCACTTAAGAAAACAATTGAAGATCAAGAAAAACAGTAA
- a CDS encoding cysteine desulfurase: MLDVEAIRKDFPILDQIVNDEPLVYLDNAATTQKPLAVLETINRYYEQDNANVHRGVHTLAERATASYEAARETIRKFINAGSTKEVLFTRGTTTSLNWVAYFAEEILTEGDQVLISVMEHHSNIIPWQEVCRKTGAELVYVYLKNGALDMDDLRAKLTDKVKFVSLAHASNVLGVVNPIKEITQLAHQVGAIMVVDGAQSTPHMKIDVQNLDVDFFAFSGHKMAGPTGIGVLYGKEKYLEQMSPVEFGGEMIDFVYEQSASWKELPWKFEAGTPNMAGAIGLAAAVDYLEKIGMDAIESHEQELIAYVFPKLQEIEGLTIYGSQDLAKRSGVIAFNLGDLHPHDLATALDYEGVAVRAGHHCAQPLLQYLEVPATARASFYIYNTKADCDKLVDALQKTKEFFNGTF, translated from the coding sequence ATGTTAGATGTAGAAGCGATTCGCAAGGATTTTCCAATTTTAGACCAGATTGTCAACGATGAACCTCTGGTCTATCTGGACAATGCCGCGACGACACAAAAACCACTAGCAGTTCTGGAAACAATCAACCGCTACTATGAGCAGGACAATGCCAATGTTCACCGTGGTGTTCATACCTTGGCTGAGCGGGCGACAGCTTCCTATGAGGCGGCTCGTGAGACCATTCGTAAGTTTATCAATGCAGGCTCTACAAAGGAAGTTCTCTTCACCAGAGGAACGACAACCAGCCTTAACTGGGTGGCATACTTCGCTGAGGAAATCCTGACTGAGGGAGACCAGGTCTTGATTTCTGTCATGGAACACCATTCCAATATCATTCCTTGGCAGGAGGTCTGCCGCAAGACTGGGGCAGAGCTTGTCTATGTTTATCTCAAGAATGGAGCTCTGGATATGGATGACTTGCGAGCTAAATTGACTGATAAAGTCAAGTTTGTCTCCCTAGCTCACGCCTCAAATGTTCTTGGTGTGGTCAATCCGATCAAGGAAATCACTCAATTGGCCCACCAAGTTGGAGCTATTATGGTGGTGGATGGTGCTCAATCTACGCCCCATATGAAGATTGATGTCCAGAACTTGGATGTGGACTTCTTTGCTTTTTCAGGTCACAAGATGGCTGGACCAACTGGTATTGGTGTTCTTTACGGTAAAGAAAAGTATCTGGAACAAATGTCACCAGTTGAGTTTGGTGGCGAGATGATTGATTTCGTCTACGAACAATCTGCTAGTTGGAAGGAATTGCCTTGGAAATTTGAGGCTGGGACTCCCAATATGGCAGGTGCTATCGGACTTGCTGCAGCAGTGGATTATCTGGAAAAGATTGGTATGGATGCCATTGAATCTCATGAACAGGAATTGATTGCATACGTCTTTCCAAAATTGCAGGAAATTGAAGGGTTAACCATTTATGGTTCGCAAGACCTGGCTAAACGTTCAGGTGTCATTGCCTTTAATCTAGGTGACCTTCATCCCCACGACCTCGCGACAGCTCTGGATTATGAAGGAGTAGCGGTTCGTGCCGGTCACCATTGCGCCCAACCTTTGCTTCAGTATTTGGAAGTTCCAGCAACAGCTCGTGCAAGTTTTTATATCTACAATACCAAGGCAGATTGTGACAAGCTAGTCGATGCCCTACAAAAGACAAAGGAGTTTTTCAATGGCACTTTCTAA
- the sufD gene encoding Fe-S cluster assembly protein SufD, which produces MTKENIKLFSEMHAEPSWLADLRQKAFDKIESLELPVIERVKFHRWNLGDGTITESEPSANVADFTALDNHLKLVQVGTQTVFEQTPVELAEQGVIFTDFHSALEEIPELIEEFFMSSVKYDDDKLAAYHTAYFNSGAVLYIPDNVEITEPIEGIFYQDSDSDVPFNKHILIIAGKNSKISYLERLESRGGGSAKATANITVEVIARSGAQVKFAAIDRLGENVTAYISRRGKLGNDASIDWAIGVMNEGNVVADFDSDLIGNGSHADLKVVALSSGRQVQGIDTRVTNYGCNSIGNILQHGVILEKATLTFNGIGHIIKGAKGADAQQESRVLMLSDQARSDANPILLIDENDVTAGHAASIGQVDPEDMYYLMSRGLDKATAERLVVLGFLGSVIVEIPVKEVRDEMIATIEEKLSKR; this is translated from the coding sequence ATGACTAAAGAGAATATTAAACTTTTTTCAGAAATGCACGCTGAACCAAGCTGGTTGGCTGACCTCCGTCAAAAAGCTTTTGATAAGATTGAGAGTTTGGAATTACCAGTTATTGAGCGTGTCAAATTTCACCGCTGGAATCTGGGAGATGGAACCATCACAGAAAGTGAACCTTCAGCAAATGTTGCAGACTTCACAGCTCTAGATAATCACTTGAAGTTGGTTCAAGTAGGAACGCAGACTGTTTTTGAACAAACTCCAGTTGAATTGGCTGAACAAGGAGTAATCTTTACAGACTTCCACTCAGCTTTAGAAGAAATTCCAGAACTTATTGAGGAATTCTTCATGTCATCAGTTAAGTATGATGACGACAAGTTGGCAGCCTACCACACAGCTTATTTTAACAGTGGTGCTGTTCTCTACATTCCAGATAACGTAGAAATTACAGAGCCAATCGAAGGTATTTTCTACCAAGACAGCGATAGTGATGTGCCATTTAACAAGCATATCCTTATCATTGCTGGTAAAAACAGTAAGATAAGCTATCTTGAACGTCTAGAGTCACGTGGTGGAGGTAGTGCAAAAGCAACTGCCAATATCACAGTTGAAGTGATTGCACGTTCTGGTGCGCAAGTGAAATTTGCTGCTATTGACCGTTTAGGTGAAAATGTCACTGCCTACATTAGCCGCCGTGGTAAACTAGGCAACGATGCAAGCATTGACTGGGCGATTGGTGTCATGAATGAAGGAAATGTCGTTGCGGACTTTGATAGCGACTTGATTGGAAATGGTAGCCATGCTGACCTTAAAGTCGTAGCTCTTTCAAGTGGCCGTCAGGTTCAAGGGATTGATACTCGAGTGACTAACTACGGTTGCAACTCTATCGGAAATATCCTCCAACATGGGGTTATCCTTGAAAAAGCAACTTTGACCTTCAACGGTATCGGTCACATCATCAAAGGCGCTAAGGGAGCAGATGCCCAACAAGAAAGTCGAGTTCTCATGCTTTCAGACCAAGCGCGTTCCGATGCCAACCCAATTCTTTTGATTGATGAAAATGACGTAACTGCAGGTCACGCGGCTTCTATCGGTCAGGTGGATCCAGAAGATATGTACTACCTCATGAGCCGTGGCTTGGATAAGGCAACTGCTGAACGCTTGGTTGTTCTTGGTTTTCTTGGCTCCGTAATTGTTGAGATTCCAGTCAAGGAAGTTCGTGATGAAATGATTGCAACGATCGAAGAAAAATTGTCAAAACGCTAA
- the sufC gene encoding Fe-S cluster assembly ATPase SufC codes for MSVLEIKDLHVEIEGKEILKGVNLTLKTGEIAAIMGPNGTGKSTLSAAIMGNPNYEVTKGEVLFDGVNILELEVDERARMGLFLAMQYPSEIPGITNAEFLRAAMNAGKEDDEKISVREFITKLDEKMELLNMKEEMAERYLNEGFSGGEKKRNEILQLLMLEPTFALLDEIDSGLDIDALKVVSKGVNAMRGEGFGAMIITHYQRLLNYITPDVVHVMMEGRVVLSGGPELAARLEREGYAKLAEELGYDYKEEL; via the coding sequence ATGTCAGTATTAGAGATCAAAGATCTTCACGTTGAGATTGAAGGAAAAGAAATTTTGAAAGGAGTCAATCTGACTCTGAAAACAGGAGAAATCGCAGCTATCATGGGACCAAATGGTACTGGTAAATCGACTCTTTCTGCCGCTATCATGGGGAACCCTAACTATGAAGTTACTAAAGGTGAGGTCTTGTTTGATGGCGTAAATATCCTTGAGTTGGAAGTGGACGAGCGTGCGCGTATGGGACTTTTCCTTGCTATGCAATACCCATCTGAAATTCCTGGAATTACCAATGCAGAGTTTCTTCGTGCAGCCATGAATGCTGGTAAAGAAGATGATGAAAAGATTTCGGTTCGTGAGTTCATCACTAAACTAGACGAGAAAATGGAATTGCTCAACATGAAAGAAGAAATGGCAGAGCGTTACCTAAACGAAGGTTTCTCTGGTGGTGAGAAAAAACGTAATGAAATTCTTCAACTCTTGATGTTGGAACCAACTTTTGCCCTTTTGGATGAGATTGACTCAGGTCTTGATATTGACGCCCTTAAAGTTGTATCGAAAGGTGTCAATGCCATGCGTGGTGAAGGCTTTGGTGCTATGATTATCACACACTACCAACGTCTTTTGAACTACATCACACCTGATGTGGTCCACGTGATGATGGAAGGTCGTGTGGTCCTTTCTGGTGGTCCAGAATTGGCTGCCCGTTTGGAACGTGAAGGATACGCAAAACTAGCTGAAGAACTTGGCTACGACTACAAGGAAGAATTGTAA
- a CDS encoding DUF3272 family protein — translation MTRQQFIVIALFTAAETYFFNEAWMTGRYFMAAFWAILLFRNFRLSYVMGKIVDAIDQHLNRKD, via the coding sequence ATGACTAGACAACAATTTATCGTGATAGCACTATTTACTGCTGCTGAGACTTATTTTTTCAATGAAGCTTGGATGACTGGTCGCTATTTCATGGCAGCCTTTTGGGCCATTCTACTTTTTCGAAATTTTAGATTAAGTTATGTAATGGGGAAAATAGTAGATGCCATTGATCAGCACCTAAACCGCAAGGATTAG
- the dnaX gene encoding DNA polymerase III subunit gamma/tau: MYQALYRKYRSQTFSQLVGQEVVAKTLKQAVEQEKISHAYLFSGPRGTGKTSVAKIFAKAMNCPNQVDGEPCNNCYICQAVTEGSLEDVIEMDAASNNGVDEIREIRDKSTYAPSLARYKVYIIDEVHMLSTGAFNALLKTLEEPTQNVVFILATTELHKIPATILSRVQRFEFKSIRKQDITAHIHHILEKENISSEPDAVEIIARRAEGGMRDALSILDQALSLTQGNELTTAISEEITGTISLSALDDYVAALSQQDVPKALDSLNLLFENGKSMTRFVTDLLQYLRDLLVVQTGGENTHHSPVFMDNLALSQESLFEMIRIATVSLADMKASLQPKIYAEMMTIRLAEIKPEPMFSEAVEGEISALRQEVARLKQELANVGTVPKQVAPVPSRPATSKTVYRVDRNKVQAILQEAVEHPELARQNLIRLQNAWGEVIESLAGPDKALLVGSQPVAANEHHAILAFESNFNAGQTMKRDNLNTMFGNILSQAAGFSPEILAISLEEWKEVRAAFSAKNKSSQADQEVEEESLIPEGFEFLADKVMVEED; this comes from the coding sequence ATGTATCAAGCACTTTATCGAAAATATAGAAGCCAGACTTTTTCACAACTAGTAGGTCAAGAAGTCGTGGCTAAAACCCTAAAACAAGCGGTCGAGCAGGAAAAGATTAGTCATGCCTATCTTTTCTCAGGCCCTCGTGGGACTGGGAAGACCAGCGTAGCCAAGATTTTTGCCAAGGCTATGAACTGCCCGAACCAAGTGGACGGAGAACCATGTAATAACTGCTATATCTGCCAAGCAGTGACAGAAGGTAGCTTAGAAGATGTTATCGAAATGGATGCGGCTTCGAATAACGGAGTTGATGAAATCCGAGAAATTCGTGATAAATCCACCTATGCTCCTAGTTTGGCACGTTATAAGGTCTATATCATAGACGAGGTTCATATGCTGTCTACAGGAGCTTTTAATGCGCTTTTAAAGACGTTAGAAGAACCAACTCAAAATGTTGTCTTTATCTTGGCGACTACCGAATTGCACAAGATTCCAGCAACTATTTTATCGCGTGTCCAACGTTTTGAGTTTAAATCGATTCGAAAGCAAGATATCACGGCACATATTCATCATATTTTAGAAAAAGAAAATATCAGTTCTGAACCAGATGCTGTGGAAATCATTGCCAGACGAGCTGAAGGTGGAATGCGGGATGCCTTGTCTATTCTGGACCAAGCCTTGAGTTTGACACAGGGAAATGAGCTCACGACTGCTATCTCTGAGGAGATTACAGGCACCATTAGTCTATCAGCACTTGATGACTATGTAGCTGCCTTGTCTCAGCAGGATGTTCCAAAAGCGCTTGATTCTTTGAATCTTTTGTTTGAAAATGGCAAGAGCATGACTCGTTTTGTGACGGATCTCTTGCAGTATTTGCGTGATCTACTAGTTGTTCAGACAGGTGGCGAAAATACTCATCACAGTCCAGTTTTTATGGACAATCTAGCTCTTTCTCAGGAAAGTCTCTTTGAAATGATTCGAATAGCGACTGTGAGCTTGGCGGATATGAAAGCTAGCCTGCAACCTAAGATTTATGCTGAGATGATGACCATTCGTTTAGCGGAGATTAAGCCTGAACCAATGTTTTCAGAAGCTGTCGAAGGTGAGATTTCTGCACTGAGACAGGAAGTCGCTCGTCTCAAACAAGAACTTGCTAATGTTGGAACGGTGCCTAAACAAGTGGCGCCAGTCCCTAGCCGTCCAGCCACTTCCAAGACAGTCTATCGAGTAGACCGTAATAAGGTTCAGGCTATCCTACAAGAAGCTGTTGAACATCCTGAATTGGCACGGCAAAACTTGATTCGCCTACAGAATGCGTGGGGAGAAGTGATTGAGAGTTTAGCTGGACCTGATAAGGCTCTTCTCGTAGGTTCTCAACCAGTTGCGGCCAACGAACACCATGCGATTTTAGCTTTTGAATCCAATTTCAATGCAGGACAAACCATGAAACGGGATAACCTCAATACCATGTTTGGCAATATTCTCAGCCAGGCGGCTGGATTTTCACCTGAAATCCTGGCAATTTCCCTAGAGGAATGGAAAGAGGTTCGTGCAGCATTTTCAGCTAAAAACAAGTCTTCTCAGGCAGATCAAGAGGTAGAAGAAGAGAGCCTGATTCCAGAGGGATTTGAATTTCTGGCTGATAAAGTCATGGTCGAAGAAGACTAA
- a CDS encoding GAF domain-containing protein has product MLDSEKQSQYQLLNEELSYLLEGETNVLANLSNASALLKSRFPNTVFAGFYLFDGNELILGPFQGGVSCIRIPLGKGVCGEAAEFQETVLVGDVSTYPNYISCDSMAKSEIVVPMLKNGQLLGVLDLDSSLIDDYNAIDRDYLEQFVAILLEKTEWDFTMFEEKA; this is encoded by the coding sequence ATGTTAGATTCAGAAAAACAATCACAATATCAATTGTTAAATGAGGAACTTTCTTATTTACTTGAAGGTGAGACCAATGTTCTTGCCAATCTTTCGAATGCTAGTGCCCTCCTAAAATCTCGCTTTCCGAATACTGTATTTGCAGGGTTTTATCTGTTTGATGGTAACGAGTTGATTTTAGGGCCTTTTCAGGGCGGCGTTTCGTGCATTCGCATTCCGCTTGGGAAAGGCGTGTGTGGAGAAGCTGCTGAGTTTCAAGAGACTGTTTTAGTTGGGGATGTGAGCACCTATCCAAACTACATTTCTTGTGATAGTATGGCCAAGAGTGAAATCGTGGTTCCCATGCTCAAGAATGGTCAATTGCTGGGTGTCTTAGACCTGGATTCTTCACTTATTGATGATTACAATGCCATTGACCGCGATTACTTGGAACAATTTGTCGCTATTTTGCTTGAGAAGACAGAATGGGACTTTACGATGTTTGAGGAGAAAGCCTAA
- the rpsA gene encoding 30S ribosomal protein S1: protein MNEFEDLLNSVSQVEPGDVVSAEVLTVDATQANVAISGTGVEGVLTLRELTNDRDADINDFVKVGEVLDVLVLRQVVGKDTDTVTYLVSKKRLEARKAWDKLVGREEEVVTVKGTRAVKGGLSVEFEGVRGFIPASMLDTRFVRNTERFVGQEFDAKIKEVDPKENRFILSRREVVEAATAAARAEVFGKLAVGDVVTGKVARITSFGAFIDLGGVDGLVHLTELSHERNVSPKSVVTVGEEIEVKILDLNEEEGRVSLSLKATTPGPWDGVEQKLAKGDVVEGTVKRLTDFGAFVEVLPGIDGLVHVSQISHKRIENPKEALTVGQEVTVKVLDVNADAERVSLSIKALEERPAQEEGQKEEKRAARPRRPKRQEKRDFELPETQTGFSMADLFGDIEL, encoded by the coding sequence ATGAACGAATTTGAAGATTTGCTAAATAGCGTTAGCCAAGTTGAGCCTGGTGATGTTGTTAGTGCTGAAGTATTGACAGTTGATGCGACTCAAGCTAACGTTGCAATCTCTGGGACTGGTGTTGAAGGTGTCTTGACTCTTCGCGAATTGACAAACGATCGCGATGCAGATATCAATGACTTTGTTAAAGTAGGAGAAGTATTGGATGTTCTTGTACTTCGTCAAGTAGTTGGTAAAGATACTGATACAGTTACATACCTTGTATCTAAAAAACGCCTTGAAGCTCGCAAAGCATGGGACAAACTTGTAGGACGCGAAGAAGAAGTTGTTACTGTTAAAGGAACTCGTGCCGTTAAAGGTGGACTTTCAGTAGAATTTGAAGGTGTTCGTGGATTTATCCCAGCTTCAATGTTGGATACTCGTTTCGTACGTAACACTGAGCGTTTCGTAGGTCAAGAATTTGATGCTAAAATCAAGGAAGTTGATCCTAAAGAAAACCGTTTCATCCTTTCACGTCGTGAAGTTGTTGAAGCAGCTACTGCAGCAGCTCGTGCTGAAGTATTCGGTAAATTGGCTGTTGGTGATGTCGTAACTGGTAAAGTTGCTCGTATCACTAGCTTTGGTGCTTTCATCGACCTTGGTGGAGTTGACGGATTGGTTCACTTGACTGAATTGTCACACGAACGTAACGTATCACCTAAATCAGTTGTAACTGTTGGTGAAGAAATCGAAGTGAAGATCCTTGATCTTAACGAAGAAGAAGGTCGCGTATCACTTTCACTTAAAGCAACAACACCTGGACCATGGGATGGCGTTGAGCAAAAATTGGCTAAAGGTGATGTAGTAGAAGGAACAGTTAAACGTTTGACTGACTTTGGTGCATTTGTTGAGGTATTGCCAGGTATCGATGGACTTGTTCACGTATCACAAATTTCACACAAACGTATCGAAAATCCAAAAGAAGCTCTTACTGTTGGTCAAGAAGTTACTGTTAAAGTCCTTGATGTTAACGCTGACGCAGAACGTGTATCACTTTCTATCAAAGCTCTTGAAGAACGTCCAGCTCAAGAAGAAGGACAAAAAGAAGAAAAACGTGCTGCTCGTCCACGTCGTCCAAAACGTCAAGAAAAACGTGATTTCGAACTTCCAGAAACACAAACAGGATTCTCAATGGCTGACTTGTTCGGTGATATCGAACTTTAA
- a CDS encoding DUF2969 domain-containing protein produces MSKKDKKIEIQLTDAKVTVGKDSYEGYVLTIGKKVIGEIAELDSQFAIIKNGNVDSFYKKLEKAVEILIENYNLTK; encoded by the coding sequence ATGAGTAAAAAAGATAAGAAAATTGAAATCCAATTAACGGATGCAAAAGTGACTGTTGGAAAAGACAGCTATGAAGGATACGTTTTGACGATCGGGAAAAAGGTTATTGGGGAAATTGCCGAATTAGATAGCCAATTTGCCATCATAAAGAATGGAAATGTCGATAGTTTTTATAAAAAACTTGAAAAAGCTGTGGAAATTTTGATTGAAAACTATAATTTGACAAAATAA
- a CDS encoding branched-chain amino acid aminotransferase, translated as MTVAIDWENLGFAYMKLPYRYIAHYKNGQWDQGELTEDATLHISESSPSLHYGQQAFEGLKAYRTKDGSVQLFRPDENAKRLQRTCDRLLMPQVPTEMFVEACKAVVRANEEYVPPYGTGGTLYLRPLLIGVGDIIGVKPAEEYIFTIFAMPVGNYFKGGLVPTNFLIQDEYDRAAPNGTGAAKVGGNYAASLLPGKMAKSRQFSDVIYLDPSTHTKIEEVGSANFFGITADNEFVTPLSPSILPSITKYSLLYLAEHRLGLTPIEGDVPIDNLERFVEAGACGTAAVISPIGGIQHGDDFHVFYSETEVGPVTRKLYDELTGIQFGDVEAPEGWIVKVD; from the coding sequence ATGACAGTTGCAATTGATTGGGAAAACCTTGGATTTGCTTATATGAAATTACCTTACCGTTATATCGCTCACTACAAAAATGGTCAATGGGATCAAGGAGAATTGACAGAGGATGCAACCTTGCATATTTCAGAGTCTTCTCCAAGTCTCCACTATGGACAGCAAGCATTTGAGGGATTGAAAGCCTATCGTACCAAGGACGGCAGTGTTCAATTGTTCCGTCCTGACGAAAATGCTAAGCGTTTGCAACGTACTTGTGACCGTCTTTTGATGCCACAAGTTCCAACAGAAATGTTTGTAGAAGCTTGTAAAGCAGTTGTGCGTGCAAATGAAGAATACGTCCCACCATATGGAACAGGTGGAACCCTTTATCTTCGTCCACTTTTGATTGGTGTTGGGGATATTATTGGGGTTAAACCAGCAGAAGAATATATTTTCACCATCTTTGCTATGCCAGTAGGTAACTATTTTAAAGGTGGTTTAGTCCCAACTAACTTCTTGATTCAGGATGAATACGACCGTGCAGCTCCAAATGGTACGGGTGCGGCTAAGGTTGGAGGTAACTATGCTGCTAGTCTCCTCCCAGGTAAAATGGCCAAGTCACGCCAATTTTCAGATGTTATCTACCTAGATCCATCTACACATACAAAGATTGAAGAAGTCGGATCAGCTAACTTCTTTGGAATTACAGCTGACAATGAATTTGTAACACCATTGAGTCCATCCATCTTGCCATCCATTACCAAGTACTCTTTGCTTTACTTGGCAGAACACCGCTTGGGATTGACTCCGATTGAAGGCGATGTTCCAATCGATAATTTGGAGCGTTTTGTAGAGGCAGGTGCTTGTGGAACAGCAGCGGTCATTTCTCCAATTGGGGGAATCCAACATGGCGATGATTTCCATGTTTTCTATAGTGAAACAGAAGTAGGTCCTGTTACACGTAAACTCTATGACGAATTGACCGGTATCCAATTTGGTGATGTAGAAGCGCCTGAAGGATGGATTGTCAAAGTGGACTAA